The following is a genomic window from Chlorocebus sabaeus isolate Y175 chromosome 24, mChlSab1.0.hap1, whole genome shotgun sequence.
CAAATATCTGAACCTCCGTCAGACAGAATCACCCAGGTGACTTGCTCGGGCAAGACAGCGTACTTAATGCCAGACCAGTCGTGGAAATGTAAGTCTACCCCAAGAGACACCTCGCCTAGCGGGCCGCTCCTAGAATGCCCTTGTAGCTCTTTCCAATCTTCTGTACATAGTTCCTGTTATACCTCCTATCAACAATGCAAATCAGgcaataaaacatactatacggccacgttactaaaaacacaaactggaGGTACCAATGACGTACAAGTATTAGGATCCATTAATAAACTTGTACAATCTTCTTGTAACGGCCAAAAAGGAAAGCCTGTTTGTTGGAGCACTACTGCTCCCATTCATATTTCTGACGGAGGAGGCCCATTAGATATTTCAAGAATTAAAACcgtccaaaaaaaattagaaaagattcatAAAGCTTTATATCCTGAACTTCAATAACACCCCTTAGCCCTGCCTGAGATCAGAGATAATTTTAGGCTCGATGCTCAAACTTTTGATATCCTCAATGCTACTTACAATTTACTTCAAATGTCCAATACA
Proteins encoded in this region:
- the LOC140710120 gene encoding uncharacterized protein, with the translated sequence MRLDQSTVLSPFLVSLVPQIPTPSSRACFDDPAGRDTWRPNKDLETRDSVRKRTPKDGRPLTKTKESELFQSPREPAASESKEMKPNMRFLWRIIALYNIVTVYAGFGDPRKARGLLRKQYGQPCDCRGGQISEPPSDRITQVTCSGKTAYLMPDQSWKCKSTPRDTSPSGPLLECPCSSFQSSVHSSCYTSYQQCKSGNKTYYTATLLKTQTGGTNDVQVLGSINKLVQSSCNGQKGKPVCWSTTAPIHISDGGGPLDISRIKTVQKKLEKIHKALYPELQ